One stretch of Miscanthus floridulus cultivar M001 chromosome 18, ASM1932011v1, whole genome shotgun sequence DNA includes these proteins:
- the LOC136523935 gene encoding uncharacterized protein translates to MPSWKLLHYFTDHEVIVVTLYLLGDIIRNHDAMGWISKWALELMGHNIRYIPCTAIKSQALADFFVKRTKVQLPTPDVTHEYWTMYFDVLVMAISSGARVVLISPDGSTFCYVIHLHFSASNNAMEYEALINGLRIAVELGATRLYVGGDSELVIDQVMKESSYKSPLMVAYCQEMHKFKDKFRGIELHHVPRKDNDATDFLAKLAAKRAPSLDGVFINDLHEPSVCVLKDLT, encoded by the coding sequence ATGCCATcctggaagctcctacactacttcactgaTCATGAAGTCATCGTCGTCACTTTGTACctgttgggagacatcatccgcaaccacgacgccatgggatggatctccaaatgggctcttgagctcatgggccacaacatcaggtaCATCCCCTgcactgctattaagtctcaggctcttgccGACTTCTTCGTCAAACGGACGAAAGTCCAGCTCCCGACCCcggatgtcacccatgagtactggacgatgtacttcgatgtgTTGGTCATGGCGATCAGCTCGGGGGCTAGAGTAGTTctaatctccccagatgggagcaCATTCTGCTATGTGATCCATCTTcatttttcagcctcaaacaatgccatggagTACGAAGCCCTTATCAACGGACTGCGCATCGCCGTCGAGCTTGGTGCCACACGGCTGTATGTCGGtggtgactcggagttggtcattgaccaagtcatgaaggagtcctcctacaagagccctctcatggtagcatactgccaggagatGCACAAGTTCAAGGACAAGTTCCGAGGGATCGAACttcatcatgtcccccgaaaggacaacgatgccactgacttcctcgcaaaattggctgccaagCGGGCTccgtctctagatggggtcttcatcaatgatctccatgagccatctgtCTGTGTTCTGAAGGATCTGACCTAG